In the Rhodospirillaceae bacterium genome, one interval contains:
- a CDS encoding cbb3-type cytochrome c oxidase subunit I: MDFHLPPRPEHGIETPESPLDGHFAGRLSQDMLWELRGWVVLPVAALAIAGLMAILVALLRVPGAEAVLPWTTQTFFEKGLIAHVTFAFVIWYMGIQGALTVLASASVGTVSSGASIVGKAGLAAAGLSFVLILAPVLLNLGEPSTNNYVPVLIHPVFFAGLALLALGLTLPILRLLTQVAGQRSCEPVVFAIAASGVIFLIALVCLAAAWVTMPDGMLATDAAERAFWGMGHVTQFANTLLLMAGFYLLSRMSLGETPVSDRLFKFMAALMVTGAAIGPLFYVSFPADDALQVNAFTDLYWYVLPVPSSVVLLGVVFLFLRRARSIKEQTPEIIGLWVALILFGFGGVIGFFESSVDTRTPAHYHAMLIGVTLVFMCLYFALFIPLLNRPVPQRKWRIASYVLLGTGQFFHSLGLFSAGLDGVARKVAGGEQGLDSATKLSSMALMGLGGLIAVIGGVIFVVLAIRCLTKKHRLDDVNVSEQATDPA; the protein is encoded by the coding sequence ATGGACTTTCACCTTCCACCGCGTCCTGAACACGGGATCGAGACCCCAGAGTCTCCCTTAGACGGCCACTTCGCTGGCCGGCTTTCTCAAGATATGCTCTGGGAGCTTAGAGGTTGGGTTGTCTTGCCAGTAGCGGCGCTGGCTATTGCTGGCTTAATGGCCATTTTAGTAGCTTTGCTCCGGGTGCCCGGCGCTGAGGCTGTTTTGCCATGGACCACACAAACATTTTTTGAAAAAGGACTAATTGCGCACGTTACGTTCGCTTTTGTGATCTGGTACATGGGTATTCAAGGTGCGTTGACTGTTCTTGCGTCGGCGTCGGTCGGGACGGTGAGCAGTGGGGCTTCCATTGTGGGAAAAGCCGGACTGGCTGCCGCAGGGCTTAGCTTTGTTCTTATACTTGCGCCAGTGCTGCTGAATTTGGGCGAGCCGTCCACCAACAATTATGTGCCAGTTCTGATTCATCCGGTCTTTTTTGCCGGTCTTGCGCTGTTGGCTCTGGGGCTTACGTTGCCGATCTTAAGGCTGCTGACTCAGGTTGCGGGGCAGCGATCTTGCGAGCCTGTGGTGTTTGCAATAGCGGCGTCCGGCGTCATTTTTCTCATCGCGCTGGTCTGTCTGGCAGCAGCCTGGGTGACAATGCCCGATGGCATGCTTGCGACTGATGCGGCAGAGCGGGCCTTTTGGGGGATGGGGCATGTAACCCAGTTCGCAAATACGCTTCTCCTGATGGCGGGCTTTTATTTATTGAGCCGAATGTCACTCGGTGAAACCCCAGTCTCTGATCGTCTCTTCAAATTCATGGCCGCGCTTATGGTTACAGGTGCTGCAATAGGGCCACTGTTTTATGTGAGTTTTCCCGCTGATGACGCCTTGCAGGTCAATGCATTTACGGACCTTTATTGGTATGTTTTGCCGGTGCCTTCAAGTGTTGTGTTGTTGGGAGTGGTTTTCTTGTTTTTAAGGCGGGCTAGATCCATCAAAGAACAGACGCCCGAGATCATTGGCCTCTGGGTGGCACTTATTTTGTTTGGTTTTGGCGGTGTAATCGGATTCTTCGAGAGTTCTGTAGATACGCGCACTCCGGCGCATTATCACGCGATGCTGATTGGTGTGACACTGGTCTTTATGTGTCTTTACTTCGCTCTTTTCATACCGTTGTTGAATCGACCTGTGCCCCAACGCAAATGGCGGATTGCATCATATGTATTGCTGGGGACAGGGCAATTTTTCCACTCCTTGGGCCTGTTCTCGGCTGGCTTGGACGGTGTGGCCAGAAAAGTCGCTGGCGGCGAACAAGGTTTAGATAGCGCCACGAAGCTATCTTCTATGGCCTTGATGGGGCTGGGGGGATTGATTGCAGTCATCGGTGGCGTGATTTTCGTTGTATTGGCCATACGCTGTCTGACCAAAAAACACAGACTCGACGACGTGAATGTGTCAGAACAAGCAACCGATCCGGCATGA
- the cyoE gene encoding heme o synthase, whose amino-acid sequence MTFARYIELLKLRIGVLLAITAMAGYFAVAETVQWGPLIAMVVAMMLCSSGSSVFNHFYDRDIDQKMDRTRNRPLASGAMGDPTLALWLAGGLLIAGCALALVALNWIVAVHLALGAFVYMVVYTVWLKRRHWMNIVIGGAAGSFPVLAGAAAADPSAFTLPMLMAITLFLWTPSHFWALAMMIKDDYAKAGVPMLPVLVGDAKCAKYMMVNTVFLVVSAALPVAFGELGLIYLAISTVLGLRFLWLNWKLVLEPTKALARKTFFFSMLYLVVVFVAIVLDRNVSF is encoded by the coding sequence ATGACATTCGCGCGCTACATTGAGTTATTGAAGCTGCGTATCGGAGTGCTTCTCGCGATCACCGCAATGGCGGGATACTTTGCTGTTGCTGAGACCGTTCAGTGGGGTCCGTTAATTGCAATGGTCGTGGCGATGATGCTGTGTTCGTCGGGCTCTTCTGTCTTCAATCATTTTTATGACCGCGATATCGACCAAAAGATGGACCGCACCCGTAATCGCCCACTGGCCTCTGGTGCAATGGGAGATCCTACACTTGCCCTATGGCTTGCAGGTGGCTTGCTTATTGCGGGCTGTGCCTTGGCCCTAGTCGCGTTGAACTGGATTGTCGCAGTCCATTTAGCTCTGGGCGCTTTTGTGTACATGGTTGTCTACACTGTGTGGCTTAAACGCCGGCACTGGATGAACATTGTCATCGGCGGTGCGGCTGGAAGTTTTCCAGTTCTGGCTGGTGCTGCTGCGGCTGATCCTAGCGCCTTCACTTTGCCGATGCTGATGGCGATTACTTTGTTTTTGTGGACACCTTCTCACTTTTGGGCGTTGGCGATGATGATCAAAGATGATTATGCAAAGGCAGGCGTGCCGATGCTGCCGGTGCTTGTCGGCGATGCGAAATGTGCAAAGTATATGATGGTCAACACCGTCTTTCTCGTTGTTTCGGCAGCGTTGCCAGTCGCGTTCGGCGAGCTCGGGCTAATATATCTCGCAATCAGCACCGTCTTGGGGCTTCGGTTCCTCTGGCTAAATTGGAAACTCGTTCTGGAACCAACCAAGGCCTTGGCGCGGAAGACATTCTTCTTTTCGATGCTTTATTTGGTTGTGGTGTTTGTGGCGATCGTTTTGGATCGTAACGTGTCTTTCTAA
- a CDS encoding ester cyclase: MRVLTATALTLALSATAPAAALETICDGHEDNLNTYLEMTDILFNQRQGERASEYYADEFISHNSDAGGLGTAVRTPDHMTRIWEHSKKNSPDRQLINELIVCAGDVVVARVTMKGTRVTGEMEGNPPNGRRYETTATDTYRFKDGKVVERWGNNDSIAMIRQLGLKVDLSMTPLPEED, from the coding sequence ATGCGCGTTCTTACGGCTACAGCCCTTACCTTAGCGCTTAGCGCCACGGCTCCGGCAGCGGCGCTAGAAACCATCTGTGATGGGCATGAGGACAATTTGAATACCTACCTTGAGATGACCGATATTCTTTTTAATCAACGCCAAGGTGAACGCGCCAGCGAATACTATGCGGACGAATTTATCAGTCATAATAGTGATGCAGGTGGCTTAGGCACGGCTGTGCGTACACCTGATCATATGACCCGTATTTGGGAACATTCAAAAAAGAACTCTCCGGATCGTCAGTTGATCAATGAGCTTATCGTGTGCGCGGGGGATGTTGTTGTTGCACGCGTCACAATGAAGGGCACACGCGTCACCGGTGAGATGGAAGGCAACCCGCCAAATGGACGCCGCTATGAAACGACCGCCACGGATACGTACCGTTTCAAGGATGGCAAAGTTGTCGAGCGGTGGGGCAACAACGACAGTATTGCGATGATCCGCCAGCTTGGACTCAAAGTTGATTTGTCCATGACGCCATTGCCTGAAGAAGATTGA